tggactatggccaaacccttctcatactgataggagacccgtgctctgtagtgagatggctatgggttgatcatgatgaagaaaAACTAAATGATAGTTTAGTTGTTATTCGAACTTTTGCAATTGCCTCTGATTACAgcagccggcaggaaatattgtacacgacctttggaaagagatttcggcttcgtagagcgttgtctctgtcactcgtacctatatgtgacgttttgtcggactcaacgacagagacaacgctctacgaaaccgctatcactttctaaaggtcgacgtacaatatttctttGCGGGTGCTGTAAATACCTACGCACATGTTTTATCACTTGTAACAAAAACGAACGCATGGCGTGCAATCTTATCAACGCTATCAGTGTGACGCGGCATTAGCGCATAGCACTCTGCACTCTCAGCGCTAAGTGATCGACGTCACCGCGATTGGtatttcacgatattttccCGGGGAATTGGTATTTAGTGAACTATTGACACATTTTAGTGAACATTCAACTAAGGGTACGCCGTTACTGACGTACTggcggatgcccgcgactttgcctGCGAGTTGACCCTAGACGATGGAAAGAAAATCTATGTCCAAATTGATAATTTTTAGAGCGGTATGAGATGAGCTACATACAGGTAGTTAAATAGTTGATAGAATGCTTATTATTATCCctgaattatatttaaaaatccataataggtgcgatagtgtgtctgtctgtctgtctgctagcttttcactgcccttccgtttaaccgattttgacgaaacctGATAGGTAGGTTCAGAAACAGCTTGTAGGTATCCGGGGgatagacataggctacctacttgttattccggaaaatcaaagagttaggtATGTCCACTTAACCGATTGTACGAAATTAGGTACTTTAGGTACTTTTAAGGGATTTTAGGAAATTAGGtagcctactttttatgccggacaGGACAAccgaagagtttccacaggatttttaaaacctaaatacacgccgtatttatttgtatttgtatttatttcgatttagacttattacaagcgcttacgaaagtcagataagccgtaggtacagtacctggcagaaaatattgtacatcgacctttagaaagagctaCCTCtttcggtttcgtagagcgttgtctctgtcgttgagaccgacaaaacgtcacataggtaggagtgacagagtcaacgctctacaaagcagaaatttcattctaaaggtcattcttgccggctactgtaactGTAGTGTGTTGtgatcttaggccacatcatcacttcccatcgggtgtgattgtggtcaagcctatacctataatgaatttaaaaaaaaatagcatagGTCGCTAAGTTCGGCAACTCACGTCAACAATTTCTCCAATCTTGTACTTGTTCATGATGGTGAAGGCGTCTGCGGTGTGGCCGGACTCGTCGAAGGCCTTGGTGCAGTCGGCGCCCGCCTCCTCCAGCATCACATCTCCCGCCGGATGCTGGAAAATAAACACATCACAATGGAGACCGACTTAAGTATAGCTGTTCTTATATCATAGCACTACTCATCGCTACCAATGTTAGcggaccctaaaaataatatcggtattgaaacccCGACCTCTTGAATGGGAGAGGTGGACGtattaaccactacgctatcacggctcttaaagttgccgccaagcgatttagcgttccggtacgatgccgtgtagaaaccaaaggggtatgggtttaataaaaactgccataccccttccaggttagcccgctatcatcttagactgcatcatcacttaccaccaggtgagattgtagtcaagggctaacttgtatctgaataaaaaaaaagtagttaaTTGCCTCAAATACTGTCTCTGAAGTGTGTGAAAATGCCGCGCTCCTTGACAGATAAAGAAAAGTCAAATCTCTTGAAGTACCTAGCTCTAGTaatctagtaggtataagtaagtaggtatacagggtgtaaccagcacgcaaaaacttagcgttcgTTATACTACCTCAACACAATccagtaccaataaccatttggcCCATTTGGTAGtcttagtgatttaatatttttcaaacccgtaatgtatagcgtgcaaaattcgggtcaatgccccgcctacgacgcggcattgactccgcgtggcctacttacgcaaccgTCGTtggcctctagcgtcagtcagatgttttttcTTGCATtatatcgtaaaattttacaaaattataggactttttaatactttttttgcgttttttttgtgttatcatatcagtactatcacctgtattCGTTTTGgccagcgttctgattacaccctgtatccTATCTGTAGGTATAGCTATCAGTGCACGTAGCATAGATAACTGCCGTCTACTCTCTACGTCTACTGATAACACTGAAATGACCAATTCAGAAGAACATTAGCCAAGTTCATCATGATggctaatatttccctttccactccaactaagcgtcaagcttgtgctaagagtagggaCGACAATAGAGCAaggggtggggtttgaactgccgaccttttttatttcagccctcctttaaccgttgagctattgaggcttttgatTGACTACACAGTTTACAGTGACCCAttatattcaaacaaaaacaaaggggacactaaagacggcaacgttagttccgattttcgccacgcgccaagatagcatTATCGCACTGTAAACGCTTTCGTTTTTTCCtctgattctgagaggagacccgtactcagtagtgcgccggtgatgggttgagataatgatgaCGACGTACCTGTGGGATGTAGCTGGTGACGTCATACACGGAGTCCTTGTATATCATCCACACCGGAGTGCCGCCCTTGCCGTTCCGAGTGGCGACCTCTGCCCTCGTGTACTTCTGCTCGGCGGCCATCTTTACTTTCAtgaaaagaaattaaatagAAGTAAgagaaaagtaaataaaaatctgtttcagaatgaaaaggtaaactccttttttataataccccacttgatatagtaatcgtactttgaaagttgaaaatccatactaatattataaatgcgaaagtgtgtctgtctgtctgtctgctagcttttcatggcccaaccgttcaaccgaattgatgaaatttggtacagagttaccttATATCCCGGgtaagaacataggctacttgttatcccggaaaattaagaaGTTTCCAcgcgattttaaaaaacgtaaatcaatgcggacgaagtcgcgggcatcatctagtaagtactcattatttgttcatgaacacattttttttaatgatgtaggtaaccacaaattcacgctttacgaattttcccccttacgtgtgctataagacctatctacctgccaaatacataggtcaacgggaagtaccctataggtttcttgacagacacaacagacaggcagacaaaaaGCGTTAATAGTGGTAGTAAAGCCTAgtggttcgattccgggcacgcacctctatatCACTTAATTTAACAGGTAATGTCGTGAGAAAACCAGCATGTCTTCAAgagtctgagagttctccattatgttctcaatgtaaggtaaattaaactagttgacgattcaaaagcacttgtaaaagtttacttgaatataaatatattctattctattgtaatggtgtgtgaagtttgccgatccgcacttggctaccGTGGACCATGCGTGGACCATTCGTGGACCATTCTCATTTtgacaggagacccgttctgtagtgagctggcgattgGTTGATTATGCTGATTATTATAACCTATTTCAATTTATCCCCACAGCTAGACCATAATATATAtgtctactagatgatgcctgcgacttcgtccgcgtggatattggtttttaaaaatcccgtaggaactctggttttccgagataaaagtagcttttcccgagatgtaagctctgtaccaaatttcgtcaaaatcggttgaacggatggg
This portion of the Maniola hyperantus chromosome 22, iAphHyp1.2, whole genome shotgun sequence genome encodes:
- the LOC117992809 gene encoding cytochrome b5-like isoform X1; translated protein: MFLFVDISTQLHGSWSRQTGLVKLIVMAAEQKYTRAEVATRNGKGGTPVWMIYKDSVYDVTSYIPQHPAGDVMLEEAGADCTKAFDESGHTADAFTIMNKYKIGEIVDEEKRYDANGKKKRKVVSAAPETSNRGCLRIISCGLVG
- the LOC117992809 gene encoding cytochrome b5-like isoform X3; translation: MAAEQKYTRAEVATRNGKGGTPVWMIYKDSVYDVTSYIPQHPAGDVMLEEAGADCTKAFDESGHTADAFTIMNKYKIGEIVDEEKRYDANGKKKRKVVSAAPETSNRGCLRIISCGLVG
- the LOC117992809 gene encoding cytochrome b5-like isoform X2; protein product: MLPLSVERRRLIGEYGGKQENMAAEQKYTRAEVATRNGKGGTPVWMIYKDSVYDVTSYIPQHPAGDVMLEEAGADCTKAFDESGHTADAFTIMNKYKIGEIVDEEKRYDANGKKKRKVVSAAPETSNRGCLRIISCGLVG